From the genome of Triticum aestivum cultivar Chinese Spring chromosome 3B, IWGSC CS RefSeq v2.1, whole genome shotgun sequence, one region includes:
- the LOC123064515 gene encoding uncharacterized protein, protein MDLPLLKDINKQSFRWKVMARIARVWELKRKDTGTTYEVDFLLLDRQGGTMESLIPEKRMAQFTKHITEGTIYTIEDFNLYDAKSKFRSSDHPLRVCFTFRTKLKKVEPQPVNFPIFAHNVRPFSVLEARADQNFILSDVIGVIVQVTELLPGSSANPDERCQIYITDGNQRAVVTLWGTHATTFNAAGLVESSATQHIVALFVGVTVSHYSGLLAFKSTSVTKLYVNIPIPEMETVRHNVTGIPSQIEWFGNHRARKEPVDARIAEIAELEPNHIMDERYRFSILVTEVILSK, encoded by the exons ATGGACTTGCCTCTCCTGAAAGATATCAACAAGCAATCATTTAGATGGAAAGTTATGGCCAGGATCGCAAGAGTCTGggagctcaaaagaaaagacacaGGAACTACCTATGAGGTGGACTTCCTGCTGCTTGATCGACAG GGTGGCACAATGGAAAGTTTGATTCCAGAGAAGAGAATGGCCCAATTTACGAAGCACATCACCGAGGGAACAATTTATACAATTGAGGACTTCAATCTATATGATGCCAAGAGCAAGTTTAGATCTTCAGATCACCCCCTCAGGGTATGTTTCACATTTCGCACTAAGCTTAAAAAAGTGGAGCCCCAACCCGTGAATTTCCCAATATTTGCCCACAACGTCAGGCCATTCTCTGTTCTGGAAGCACGTGCTGATCAGAACTTCATCTTATCAG ATGTTATTGGAGTAATCGTGCAAGTCACAGAACTCTTGCCAGGCTCCAGCGCAAACCCTGATGAGCGCTGTCAGATCTACATCACTGATGGAAA CCAGCGGGCTGTGGTGACACTTTGGGGGACACACGCCACTACTTTCAACGCCGCGGGCCTCGTGGAGAgctctgccacgcagcatatcgttGCTCTTTTTGTAGGTGTTACAGTGAGTCACTATTCAG GTTTACTCGCTTTCAAATCGACATCAGTGACCAAATTATATGTCAACATCCCAATACCAGAAATGGAGACCGTCAGACACAA CGTGACAGGTATTCCATCCCAGATTGAATGGTTTGGTAACCATCGAGCAAGAAAAGAGCCGGTAGATGCAAGAATAGCAGAAATTGCTGAGCTTGAACCCAACCACATCATG GACGAACGCTACAGATTTTCAATTCTTGTCACTGAAGTTATCCTATCCAAGTGA
- the LOC123064513 gene encoding uncharacterized protein has protein sequence MESRGSARGRDRGHLDHHRQVLLLRPAAAWSYASDGGGVSWPAQRSLSASYTCGYCKREFRSAQALGSHMNVHRWERAKIRRYYCSAYPAALAPAAVHRDWVPNLNFSPPRCPDGDYGGTSWATPPVYSSFSTAAGAKAAKAALVVDLELGVEGGGGGLDLELRLGCS, from the coding sequence ATGGAGAGCAGGGGCAGCGCGAGAGGACGAGACCGCGGCCACCTCGACCATCACCGGCAGGTGCTACTGCTGAGGCCGGCCGCGGCATGGAGCTACGCCTCCGACGGCGGCGGCGTGTCGTGGCCGGCGCAGAGGTCGCTGTCGGCTTCGTACACGTGCGGCTACTGCAAGAGGGAGTTCCGGTCGGCGCAGGCGCTCGGGAGTCACATGAATGTGCACCGCTGGGAGAGGGCCAAGATCCGCCGCTACTACTGCTCCGCCTACCCCGCGGCTCTAGCTCCAGCTGCTGTCCATAGGGACTGGGTGCCCAACCTCAACTTCTCGCCGCCGCGTTGCCCCGATGGCGACTATGGCGGCACATCCTGGGCGACCCCGCCCGTCTACAGCTCCTTCTCTACCGCGGCGGGCGCGAAGGCGGCGAAGGCTGCGTTGGTGGTGGACCTGGAGCTGGGggtcgaaggaggaggaggaggtttggATCTTGAGCTTAGGCTTGGCTGCTCTTGA